A genome region from Pangasianodon hypophthalmus isolate fPanHyp1 chromosome 11, fPanHyp1.pri, whole genome shotgun sequence includes the following:
- the trappc10 gene encoding trafficking protein particle complex subunit 10 isoform X1: MEPHEEKPIIYTMENKPIVTCAGDQNLFTALYSLLAQQLPREPMEWRRSYGRAPKMIHLEANFVQFKEELLPKEGNKALLTFPFLHIYWTDCCDTETYKASVKEDMQRWQSVLKLHGSADWLIVVVESDGKKKNKTNILPRTSIMDKIRNDFCNKQSDRCVALSDPLKESSRSQESWNSFLTKLRTLLLMSFTKNLGRFEDDMRTLREKRTEPGWSFCDYFMVQEELAFVFEMLQQYEDALVQYDELDALFTQYVLNFGAGDGANWLGSFCQPVRNWNGLLLRRPIDMEKRELIQRGEASLLDLRSYLFSRQCTLLIFLQRPWEVTQRALELLHNCVQELRLLEVSVFQGALDCWVFLSCLEVLHRIEGCCDRAQLEANFSHTVGLWTYATEKLKSLGCLCGLVSENGPNSEELNRTVDLLAGLGTERPETANSLQSPYKKLKEALSSVEAFEKHYLELSHAALEMYRAIGRLRSARLVGKSLAEFYMRKGDAQTAKTFLQDSLKSYTTEGWSLPLTHTRKQIAECQKQLQQTEDYLQTSALLASDTNLTDEERKHFCQEILTFANKAPEGKDQRVALSMTAFAQLRELQFKPASATVHVGASLQLELRLCSLMPVPVRLEQLAASVHFIGEQPGMRSGPAGTQRRPGLSPDGTISFPAVSPSGGALPGTGMPALELYEIQDRSPSDNMLNSTSVVCKNVHMLLRGNDGSSPLDVHSAVGSAFTLEDGMQVLKTNNVTLLPGNNSITFTALSTKPGTYTLRQLCATVGRVQFVLPHIYPIVKYEVYSQEPQLTIEPLTESLLAGLPQRVKFTIVTGHYEIKKGDALQLSNTDSMPILHSSSCSARILSGTGELVGEAALSIQASEKVTSISLPLTPPYHTLEFQLEVLCHIPLSPARVESERLTNGEIRHRPKSRTRFNSGMACIDQKVSIDCPWSIYSILISLTFYTPFRAKHSLLSAGKRKYIQVCLENVSNTNFCLANQTLSEHQHTPLLELLSLNAKTHQVVYSKQSVYSLWEVKWTTEPLPCLQCVFSASFSPADAPDTALKPYIYEFQLERVSTLYSVKADIQPAAGEQHCRAGTLCRLEISVTRLIEPNEAEGEDEELMENEGLRTTKLMYEVVDNSSNWAVCGKSSGLVSMPVAAMATHKVQMEVMPLFAGRLPFPSIRVFKYLPHSAQPTSQPDTDSCLENDNLSLLDKGLEEQGDTASLRSRGSIHSVGSNEQQQRALPMPRLEPFSPGQVFNSSQTQQVLVLPSTDDHVLEVNVT, from the exons ATGGAGCCCCATGAGGAAAAGCCCATCATTTACACGATGGAGAATAAACCCATAGTGACAT GTGCTGGGGACCAAAACCTCttcactgctctttatagcCTGCTGGCACAGCAGCTTCCCCGGGAGCCTATGGAGTGGAGAAG GTCATATGGTCGAGCGCCGAAGATGATCCACCTAGAAGCCAACTTTGTCCAGTTTAAAGAGGAGCTGCTTCCTAAAGAGGGAAACAAGGCACTCCTCACGTTCCCCTTCCTGCACATCTACTGGACTGACTGCTGT GACACAGAGACGTATAAGGCCTCAGTGAAGGAGGACATGCAGCGGTGGCAGAGCGTACTGAAGCTGCACGGCTCAGCCGACTGGCTCATTGTAGTTGTGGAAAGCGATggcaagaagaagaacaagaccAACATCCTGCCACGCACCTCCATCATGGACAAAATCCGCAACGACTTCTGCAACAAGCAGAGCGACAG gtGTGTTGCTCTGTCAGATCCCCTGAAGGAGTCGTCTCGCTCTCAGGAGTCGTGGAACTCATTCCTGACGAAGCTGCGCACTCTGCTTCTCATGTCCTTCACCAAGAACCTGGGCCGCTTCGAGGACGACATGCGCACACTGCGGGAGAAACGCACCGAGCCCGGCTGGAGCTTCTGCGACTACTTCATGGTGCAG GAAGAGCTGgcgtttgtgtttgagatgctACAGCAGTATGAGGACGCACTGGTCCAGTATGACGAGTTGGACGCCCTCTTCACCCAGTATGTGCTTAACTTTGGCGCTGGAG ACGGAGCCAACTGGCTGGGCTCGTTTTGCCAGCCTGTGCGGAACTGGAACGGGCTGCTCCTGCGCAGACCAATTGATATGGAGAAGAGGGAGCTAATCCAGCGCGGTGAGGCTAGCCTGCTAGACCTGCGCAGCTACCTGTTCTCTCGCCAGTGCACGCTGCTTATCTTCTTGCAGAGGCCCTGGGAGGTCACACAGAGAGCCCTGGAGCTGCTTCACAACTGTGTCCAGGAGCTCCGTCTGCTCGAG GTGTCGGTTTTCCAGGGGGCTCTGGACTGCTGGGTCTTCCTTAGCTGTCTGGAGGTGCTGCACAGAATCGAGGGCTGTTGTGATCGTGCCCAGCTGGAGGCCAACTTCTCCCACACTGTGGGCCTCTGGACTTATGCTACTGAGAAG CTGAAGTCTCTTGGCTGTTTGTGCGGTTTGGTGTCGGAGAACGGGCCCAACTCAGAGGAACTGAACCGCACTGTCGATCTGCTCGCAGGCCTCGGCACAGAGAGACCAGAGACAG CCAACAGTCTTCAGAGCCCATATAAAAAACTTAAAGAAGCCTTATCATCGGTGGAAGCTTTTGAAAAACACTATCTG GAGTTGTCCCACGCTGCTCTGGAGATGTACAGAGCCATTGGGAGGCTGCGTTCAGCTCGATTGGTGGGAAAGAGTCTGGCTGAGTTCTACAT GAGGAAAGGTGATGCCCAGACAGCAAAGACCTTCCTGCAGGACTCTTTGAAGTCATACACGACGGAAGGTTGGAGCCtgccgctcacacacacgcgcaagCAAATTGCAGAGTGTCAGAAACAGCTGCAGCAGACAGAGGA CTACTTGCAGACAAGCGCTCTGCTGGCCAGCGATACCAACCTGACAGATGAGGAGAGAAAGCACTTCTGCCAGGAGATCCTCACCTTTGCTAACAAGGCTCCAGAGGGCAAAG accAGCGAGTGGCCCTGAGTATGACTGCGTTTGCTCAGCTGCGAGAGCTGCAGTTTAAGCCAGCATCCGCAACAGTACACGTTGGTGCATCCCTGCAGTTGGAGCTGCGTCTGTGCAGCCTGATGCCTGTACCTGTGCGGCTGGAGCAGCTGGCAGCCAGCGTCCACTTTATAGGGGAGCAACCAGGTATGCGTTCTGGCCCTGCAGGCACCCAGCGGCGCCCCGGTCTCAGTCCAGATGGCACCATCTCCTTCCCCGCTGTGAGTCCCTCTGGTGGGGCGTTGCCAGGAACAGGTATGCCTGCTCTGGAGCTTTACGAAATACAGGACCGCAGTCCCTCCGACAACATGCTCAACTCCACTAGTGTTGTCTGCAAGAATGTGCACATGCTGCTGCGTGGCAATGATGGTTCCTCCCCCTTGGACGTGCATAGCGCTGTAGGCTCCGCCTTTACTCTGGAGGACGGAATGCAGGTGCTGAAGACCAACAATGTGACTTTGTTGCCAGGCAACAACAGCATCACCTTCACGGCGCTG AGTACAAAGCCAGGCACATACACTCTGCGACAGTTGTGTGCTACAGTGGGCCGTGTGCAGTTTGTGCTGCCTCACATTTACCCCATAGTGAAATATGAGGTATACTCCCAGGAGCCTCAGCTGACCATCGAGCCCCTCACAG AGAGCCTGCTGGCTGGGCTTCCTCAGAGGGTGAAGTTTACCATTGTAACAGGCCACTACGAAATTAAGAAGGGTGATGCTCTGCAGCTGAGTAACACCGACTCCATGCCTATCCTGcactcctcctcctgctctgcCCGTATTCTCTCTGGCACTGGAG AGCTGGTGGGAGAGGCTGCTCTGTCCATCCAGGCTTCAGAGAAGGTGACGAGCATCTCTCTGCCTCTAACTCCACCCTACCACACACTAGAGTTCCAGCTAGAAGTGCTGTGCCATATCCCATTATCACCGGCACGGGTCGAAAGTGAGCGCCTCACCAACGGCGAGATCCGTCACCGGCCAAAGAGCCGCACACGCTTCAACAGCGGCATGGCCTGCATCGACCAGAAG GTGTCCATTGACTGTCCCTGGTCTATATATTCCATCCTCATATCCCTTACCTTTTACACCCCCTTCAGAGCCAAGCACTCACTACTGTCAGCAGGGAAAAG GAAGTATATCCAGGTGTGCCTCGAAAATGTATCGAACACAAACTTCTGTCTTGCCAATCAGACACTGTCAGAGCATCAGCACACACCTTTACTGGAGCTCCTCTCTCTCAATGCTAAAACACACCAG GTGGTGTACAGTAAGCAGAGTGTGTACAGTTTGTGGGAGGTGAAGTGGACCACAGAGCCGCTGCcgtgtctgcagtgtgtgttttctgccaGCTTTTCTCCTGCCGACGCTCCAGACACGGCGCTCAAACCCTACATCTACGAGTTCCAATTGGAGAGAGTCTcg ACACTGTACAGTGTGAAGGCAGACATCCAGCCTGCGGCGGGGGAGCAGCACTGTCGCGCCGGCACCCTCTGTCGGCTAGAAATATCAGTCACACGTCTGATAGAGCCGAATGAGGCGGAGGGAGAGGATGAGGAGTTAATGGAGAACGAAGGCCTCCGCACGACCAAGCTCATGTATGAGG tggtgGATAACAGCAGTAACTGGGCTGTGTGTGGGAAGAGTTCAGGTTTAGTGTCCATGCCCGTGGCTGCCATGGCAACGCACAAAGTACAGATGGAGGTCATGCCTTTGTTTGCAGGCAGGCTGCCCTTCCCCAGCATCAGAGTGTTCAAGTACCTGCCCCACAGCGCACAACCCACAAGCCAGCCTGACACAG ACTCATGCCTGGAGAACGACAACCTCTCACTTCTGGATAAGGGTCTGGAGGAGCAGGGAGACACGGCCAGTCTGCGCAGCCGGGGAAGCATTCACTCTGTGGGCAGTAACGAGCAGCAGCAGAGGGCTCTTCCCATGCCCCGGCTTGAGCCTTTCAGCCCGGGACAAGTGTTCAACTCCAGCCAGACGCAACAGGTCCTGGTGCTCCCCAGCACAGACGACCATGTGCTTGAGGTCAATGTCACATGA
- the trappc10 gene encoding trafficking protein particle complex subunit 10 isoform X2, giving the protein MEPHEEKPIIYTMENKPIVTCAGDQNLFTALYSLLAQQLPREPMEWRRSYGRAPKMIHLEANFVQFKEELLPKEGNKALLTFPFLHIYWTDCCDTETYKASVKEDMQRWQSVLKLHGSADWLIVVVESDGKKKNKTNILPRTSIMDKIRNDFCNKQSDRCVALSDPLKESSRSQESWNSFLTKLRTLLLMSFTKNLGRFEDDMRTLREKRTEPGWSFCDYFMVQEELAFVFEMLQQYEDALVQYDELDALFTQYVLNFGAGDGANWLGSFCQPVRNWNGLLLRRPIDMEKRELIQRGEASLLDLRSYLFSRQCTLLIFLQRPWEVTQRALELLHNCVQELRLLEGALDCWVFLSCLEVLHRIEGCCDRAQLEANFSHTVGLWTYATEKLKSLGCLCGLVSENGPNSEELNRTVDLLAGLGTERPETANSLQSPYKKLKEALSSVEAFEKHYLELSHAALEMYRAIGRLRSARLVGKSLAEFYMRKGDAQTAKTFLQDSLKSYTTEGWSLPLTHTRKQIAECQKQLQQTEDYLQTSALLASDTNLTDEERKHFCQEILTFANKAPEGKDQRVALSMTAFAQLRELQFKPASATVHVGASLQLELRLCSLMPVPVRLEQLAASVHFIGEQPGMRSGPAGTQRRPGLSPDGTISFPAVSPSGGALPGTGMPALELYEIQDRSPSDNMLNSTSVVCKNVHMLLRGNDGSSPLDVHSAVGSAFTLEDGMQVLKTNNVTLLPGNNSITFTALSTKPGTYTLRQLCATVGRVQFVLPHIYPIVKYEVYSQEPQLTIEPLTESLLAGLPQRVKFTIVTGHYEIKKGDALQLSNTDSMPILHSSSCSARILSGTGELVGEAALSIQASEKVTSISLPLTPPYHTLEFQLEVLCHIPLSPARVESERLTNGEIRHRPKSRTRFNSGMACIDQKVSIDCPWSIYSILISLTFYTPFRAKHSLLSAGKRKYIQVCLENVSNTNFCLANQTLSEHQHTPLLELLSLNAKTHQVVYSKQSVYSLWEVKWTTEPLPCLQCVFSASFSPADAPDTALKPYIYEFQLERVSTLYSVKADIQPAAGEQHCRAGTLCRLEISVTRLIEPNEAEGEDEELMENEGLRTTKLMYEVVDNSSNWAVCGKSSGLVSMPVAAMATHKVQMEVMPLFAGRLPFPSIRVFKYLPHSAQPTSQPDTDSCLENDNLSLLDKGLEEQGDTASLRSRGSIHSVGSNEQQQRALPMPRLEPFSPGQVFNSSQTQQVLVLPSTDDHVLEVNVT; this is encoded by the exons ATGGAGCCCCATGAGGAAAAGCCCATCATTTACACGATGGAGAATAAACCCATAGTGACAT GTGCTGGGGACCAAAACCTCttcactgctctttatagcCTGCTGGCACAGCAGCTTCCCCGGGAGCCTATGGAGTGGAGAAG GTCATATGGTCGAGCGCCGAAGATGATCCACCTAGAAGCCAACTTTGTCCAGTTTAAAGAGGAGCTGCTTCCTAAAGAGGGAAACAAGGCACTCCTCACGTTCCCCTTCCTGCACATCTACTGGACTGACTGCTGT GACACAGAGACGTATAAGGCCTCAGTGAAGGAGGACATGCAGCGGTGGCAGAGCGTACTGAAGCTGCACGGCTCAGCCGACTGGCTCATTGTAGTTGTGGAAAGCGATggcaagaagaagaacaagaccAACATCCTGCCACGCACCTCCATCATGGACAAAATCCGCAACGACTTCTGCAACAAGCAGAGCGACAG gtGTGTTGCTCTGTCAGATCCCCTGAAGGAGTCGTCTCGCTCTCAGGAGTCGTGGAACTCATTCCTGACGAAGCTGCGCACTCTGCTTCTCATGTCCTTCACCAAGAACCTGGGCCGCTTCGAGGACGACATGCGCACACTGCGGGAGAAACGCACCGAGCCCGGCTGGAGCTTCTGCGACTACTTCATGGTGCAG GAAGAGCTGgcgtttgtgtttgagatgctACAGCAGTATGAGGACGCACTGGTCCAGTATGACGAGTTGGACGCCCTCTTCACCCAGTATGTGCTTAACTTTGGCGCTGGAG ACGGAGCCAACTGGCTGGGCTCGTTTTGCCAGCCTGTGCGGAACTGGAACGGGCTGCTCCTGCGCAGACCAATTGATATGGAGAAGAGGGAGCTAATCCAGCGCGGTGAGGCTAGCCTGCTAGACCTGCGCAGCTACCTGTTCTCTCGCCAGTGCACGCTGCTTATCTTCTTGCAGAGGCCCTGGGAGGTCACACAGAGAGCCCTGGAGCTGCTTCACAACTGTGTCCAGGAGCTCCGTCTGCTCGAG GGGGCTCTGGACTGCTGGGTCTTCCTTAGCTGTCTGGAGGTGCTGCACAGAATCGAGGGCTGTTGTGATCGTGCCCAGCTGGAGGCCAACTTCTCCCACACTGTGGGCCTCTGGACTTATGCTACTGAGAAG CTGAAGTCTCTTGGCTGTTTGTGCGGTTTGGTGTCGGAGAACGGGCCCAACTCAGAGGAACTGAACCGCACTGTCGATCTGCTCGCAGGCCTCGGCACAGAGAGACCAGAGACAG CCAACAGTCTTCAGAGCCCATATAAAAAACTTAAAGAAGCCTTATCATCGGTGGAAGCTTTTGAAAAACACTATCTG GAGTTGTCCCACGCTGCTCTGGAGATGTACAGAGCCATTGGGAGGCTGCGTTCAGCTCGATTGGTGGGAAAGAGTCTGGCTGAGTTCTACAT GAGGAAAGGTGATGCCCAGACAGCAAAGACCTTCCTGCAGGACTCTTTGAAGTCATACACGACGGAAGGTTGGAGCCtgccgctcacacacacgcgcaagCAAATTGCAGAGTGTCAGAAACAGCTGCAGCAGACAGAGGA CTACTTGCAGACAAGCGCTCTGCTGGCCAGCGATACCAACCTGACAGATGAGGAGAGAAAGCACTTCTGCCAGGAGATCCTCACCTTTGCTAACAAGGCTCCAGAGGGCAAAG accAGCGAGTGGCCCTGAGTATGACTGCGTTTGCTCAGCTGCGAGAGCTGCAGTTTAAGCCAGCATCCGCAACAGTACACGTTGGTGCATCCCTGCAGTTGGAGCTGCGTCTGTGCAGCCTGATGCCTGTACCTGTGCGGCTGGAGCAGCTGGCAGCCAGCGTCCACTTTATAGGGGAGCAACCAGGTATGCGTTCTGGCCCTGCAGGCACCCAGCGGCGCCCCGGTCTCAGTCCAGATGGCACCATCTCCTTCCCCGCTGTGAGTCCCTCTGGTGGGGCGTTGCCAGGAACAGGTATGCCTGCTCTGGAGCTTTACGAAATACAGGACCGCAGTCCCTCCGACAACATGCTCAACTCCACTAGTGTTGTCTGCAAGAATGTGCACATGCTGCTGCGTGGCAATGATGGTTCCTCCCCCTTGGACGTGCATAGCGCTGTAGGCTCCGCCTTTACTCTGGAGGACGGAATGCAGGTGCTGAAGACCAACAATGTGACTTTGTTGCCAGGCAACAACAGCATCACCTTCACGGCGCTG AGTACAAAGCCAGGCACATACACTCTGCGACAGTTGTGTGCTACAGTGGGCCGTGTGCAGTTTGTGCTGCCTCACATTTACCCCATAGTGAAATATGAGGTATACTCCCAGGAGCCTCAGCTGACCATCGAGCCCCTCACAG AGAGCCTGCTGGCTGGGCTTCCTCAGAGGGTGAAGTTTACCATTGTAACAGGCCACTACGAAATTAAGAAGGGTGATGCTCTGCAGCTGAGTAACACCGACTCCATGCCTATCCTGcactcctcctcctgctctgcCCGTATTCTCTCTGGCACTGGAG AGCTGGTGGGAGAGGCTGCTCTGTCCATCCAGGCTTCAGAGAAGGTGACGAGCATCTCTCTGCCTCTAACTCCACCCTACCACACACTAGAGTTCCAGCTAGAAGTGCTGTGCCATATCCCATTATCACCGGCACGGGTCGAAAGTGAGCGCCTCACCAACGGCGAGATCCGTCACCGGCCAAAGAGCCGCACACGCTTCAACAGCGGCATGGCCTGCATCGACCAGAAG GTGTCCATTGACTGTCCCTGGTCTATATATTCCATCCTCATATCCCTTACCTTTTACACCCCCTTCAGAGCCAAGCACTCACTACTGTCAGCAGGGAAAAG GAAGTATATCCAGGTGTGCCTCGAAAATGTATCGAACACAAACTTCTGTCTTGCCAATCAGACACTGTCAGAGCATCAGCACACACCTTTACTGGAGCTCCTCTCTCTCAATGCTAAAACACACCAG GTGGTGTACAGTAAGCAGAGTGTGTACAGTTTGTGGGAGGTGAAGTGGACCACAGAGCCGCTGCcgtgtctgcagtgtgtgttttctgccaGCTTTTCTCCTGCCGACGCTCCAGACACGGCGCTCAAACCCTACATCTACGAGTTCCAATTGGAGAGAGTCTcg ACACTGTACAGTGTGAAGGCAGACATCCAGCCTGCGGCGGGGGAGCAGCACTGTCGCGCCGGCACCCTCTGTCGGCTAGAAATATCAGTCACACGTCTGATAGAGCCGAATGAGGCGGAGGGAGAGGATGAGGAGTTAATGGAGAACGAAGGCCTCCGCACGACCAAGCTCATGTATGAGG tggtgGATAACAGCAGTAACTGGGCTGTGTGTGGGAAGAGTTCAGGTTTAGTGTCCATGCCCGTGGCTGCCATGGCAACGCACAAAGTACAGATGGAGGTCATGCCTTTGTTTGCAGGCAGGCTGCCCTTCCCCAGCATCAGAGTGTTCAAGTACCTGCCCCACAGCGCACAACCCACAAGCCAGCCTGACACAG ACTCATGCCTGGAGAACGACAACCTCTCACTTCTGGATAAGGGTCTGGAGGAGCAGGGAGACACGGCCAGTCTGCGCAGCCGGGGAAGCATTCACTCTGTGGGCAGTAACGAGCAGCAGCAGAGGGCTCTTCCCATGCCCCGGCTTGAGCCTTTCAGCCCGGGACAAGTGTTCAACTCCAGCCAGACGCAACAGGTCCTGGTGCTCCCCAGCACAGACGACCATGTGCTTGAGGTCAATGTCACATGA